A genomic window from Clostridium aceticum includes:
- a CDS encoding protein-glutamate methylesterase/protein-glutamine glutaminase encodes MGYNRKIKVLIVDDSLISREIIARGISSDSSIEVVATATDPFDARDKILKYKPDIMTCDIEMPKMNGIEFIRRLLPQYPLPIVVVSTVNQAVLDAMKVGAVDFVSKPDMRIAKNVESFIHELIEKVKIAAEAKVLQSQSSAKSHGGQLKKTNIDKVIAIGASTGGTEAIYNLLKSFPPVMPGIVIVQHIPPVFSRMFAERLNNTTSLSAKEAENGDYVAEGKVFVAPGDQHMRIKKIGERYKIECFKTEKVNGHCPSVDILFESVAKEAGPLGIGIILTGMGYDGAKGLLAMRRKGARTIGQDALSSVVYGMPKVAFDIGAVEKQMSLLKMPQYICSIIN; translated from the coding sequence ATGGGGTATAATAGAAAAATTAAAGTGCTTATTGTGGATGATAGTCTAATATCTAGAGAGATAATAGCAAGAGGAATTTCTTCTGATTCCTCTATAGAGGTTGTAGCTACAGCTACGGACCCCTTTGATGCAAGAGATAAAATTCTTAAGTATAAACCAGATATAATGACCTGTGACATAGAAATGCCAAAAATGAATGGCATCGAATTCATTAGAAGACTATTACCTCAATATCCCTTACCTATTGTTGTAGTTAGTACCGTAAACCAAGCAGTACTTGATGCTATGAAGGTGGGGGCGGTTGATTTTGTAAGTAAGCCGGATATGCGAATTGCTAAAAATGTAGAAAGTTTTATTCATGAATTGATAGAAAAGGTAAAAATTGCTGCAGAAGCTAAAGTTCTGCAATCTCAAAGTTCTGCCAAAAGTCATGGGGGGCAGTTAAAGAAAACAAACATTGATAAAGTGATTGCCATTGGGGCTTCTACAGGAGGTACAGAGGCGATTTACAATCTATTAAAGTCCTTTCCCCCAGTGATGCCAGGAATCGTGATCGTTCAGCATATTCCACCGGTTTTTTCTAGGATGTTTGCAGAAAGGCTTAATAATACTACAAGTCTTTCTGCTAAAGAAGCAGAAAATGGTGACTATGTAGCAGAAGGAAAAGTCTTTGTTGCTCCTGGAGATCAGCATATGAGGATAAAAAAAATCGGAGAAAGATATAAGATAGAATGTTTCAAAACGGAAAAAGTAAATGGCCACTGTCCTTCGGTAGATATTCTCTTTGAGTCAGTTGCAAAAGAAGCTGGGCCATTAGGTATTGGAATAATTTTGACTGGTATGGGTTATGATGGAGCCAAGGGTCTGCTTGCCATGAGGCGAAAAGGGGCAAGGACCATTGGTCAAGATGCACTTTCCTCTGTTGTTTATGGGATGCCAAAGGTAGCTTTTGACATAGGAGCAGTAGAAAAGCAGATGTCTCTTTTAAAGATGCCTCAATATATTTGTTCCATTATAAATTAA
- a CDS encoding CheR family methyltransferase, whose amino-acid sequence MIAITEQEFKQLTEYIYANYGIRLKKEKQSLVTARLYNVLAQKNFKSFSQYYNYIMEDQSGEAITTLVNKITTNHTFFMREAQHFHYFRDKVLPYLIPTVKDKDLRIWSAGCSSGEEPYTLAMIIDEHLGKEKRSWDTKILATDISSRVLDRAKGGIYSSEEIASLPSSWKNTYFKKQDKEKTVLIDKIKSEVIYRKFNLMEDVFPFKKKFHVVFCRNVMIYFDHKTKVELVNKFYDKMEFGGYLFIGHAESIHRADTRFKYIMPAVYRKV is encoded by the coding sequence GTGATTGCTATTACAGAACAAGAGTTTAAACAATTGACAGAATACATTTATGCAAACTATGGAATCCGTCTGAAAAAAGAAAAACAATCTCTTGTTACAGCTAGGCTATATAATGTACTAGCACAGAAAAATTTCAAAAGTTTTTCCCAGTACTATAACTATATTATGGAGGATCAATCAGGTGAGGCTATAACAACTTTAGTAAATAAAATTACTACTAATCACACCTTTTTCATGAGGGAAGCCCAGCACTTTCATTATTTTAGGGATAAGGTGCTGCCTTACCTGATTCCTACAGTAAAAGACAAGGATCTAAGGATATGGAGTGCAGGCTGTTCATCAGGGGAAGAACCCTATACCTTGGCTATGATTATAGATGAACATCTTGGAAAAGAAAAACGGTCATGGGATACAAAAATTTTAGCTACGGATATTTCTAGTAGAGTTTTAGATAGAGCTAAGGGTGGTATCTATAGCAGTGAAGAGATTGCTTCTTTACCTTCCTCCTGGAAAAATACTTATTTTAAGAAGCAAGATAAGGAAAAGACTGTTTTAATAGATAAAATAAAAAGCGAAGTGATCTATAGAAAGTTTAACCTTATGGAGGATGTATTTCCTTTTAAAAAGAAGTTTCATGTGGTCTTTTGTAGAAATGTAATGATTTACTTTGATCATAAAACCAAAGTAGAGTTGGTAAACAAATTTTACGATAAGATGGAATTTGGAGGCTATTTATTTATAGGACATGCAGAATCTATTCATAGAGCTGACACGAGATTTAAGTATATTATGCCAGCGGTATATAGGAAGGTATAA
- a CDS encoding methyl-accepting chemotaxis protein, with product MGWISNLKIKVKLVSGFIIIALLIGIVGMMGINNMSTINSRGDDIYESNFLPTQELVRIQRALLLVRSEYLLMLYQRDMSMFSQRVDTINRLAEESNRILVEFETTIQSQEERSMVDGLKNDLVTYRNIRTEHIGMIQGERFEEAEARIAEFTAARERVEQGIERLLDYNISSASTKAQQNTTDFNRQSTIMITIVILGVLLAIALGLFIANIISKPLAEIVEGANRIAEGDLDVGMNIHTRDEVGTLAEAFKTMTENINEVMTNISAAAEQVASGSKQMSDSSMALSEGATEQASSIEELTASLEEISAQTRQNAINANNANQLAETAELNATQGNQRMQEMLKAMEGINDASSNISKIIKVIDEIAFQTNILALNAAVEAARAGQHGKGFAVVAEEVRNLAARSANAAKETTAMIEGSIKKVEGGTNIANETAAALSKIVEDVAEVAHLVKDITIASNEQDSGIAQVSQGISQISEVIQTNSATAEESAAASEELASQAELLKQQISRFKLKKNKATSYKEMEEMNPEILEMLENMHERKRTSGQDRTSKIVLSDGEFGKY from the coding sequence ATGGGATGGATCAGTAATTTAAAAATAAAAGTAAAATTAGTAAGTGGTTTTATTATCATAGCACTTTTGATAGGTATTGTAGGAATGATGGGAATTAACAATATGAGTACTATCAATAGCAGAGGTGATGATATTTATGAGAGTAATTTCTTGCCTACACAAGAACTGGTACGGATTCAAAGAGCATTGTTGCTGGTTCGGTCTGAATATCTTTTAATGTTGTACCAAAGGGATATGAGCATGTTTTCTCAAAGGGTAGATACAATAAACCGCTTAGCAGAAGAAAGCAATAGGATTCTTGTTGAGTTTGAAACTACTATTCAGTCTCAAGAGGAAAGAAGTATGGTTGATGGTTTGAAAAATGATCTTGTGACCTATAGAAACATTCGTACAGAACATATAGGCATGATTCAGGGGGAAAGATTTGAGGAGGCAGAAGCAAGAATTGCTGAATTTACTGCAGCTAGAGAAAGAGTAGAGCAAGGTATAGAGAGGTTGTTAGACTACAATATCAGTTCAGCTTCTACAAAAGCCCAACAAAACACTACAGATTTTAACAGACAATCTACCATCATGATTACCATCGTTATTCTAGGGGTATTACTTGCCATTGCTTTGGGATTATTTATTGCTAATATTATTAGTAAACCCCTTGCTGAGATTGTAGAAGGTGCCAATAGGATTGCTGAAGGAGATCTTGATGTTGGGATGAATATTCATACCAGAGATGAGGTAGGTACATTAGCAGAAGCCTTTAAAACCATGACCGAAAACATCAATGAAGTCATGACAAATATCAGTGCAGCTGCAGAGCAGGTAGCATCAGGCTCTAAACAAATGTCAGACTCCAGCATGGCACTGTCTGAAGGGGCCACTGAACAGGCAAGCTCTATTGAAGAATTAACAGCTTCTTTAGAAGAAATTTCTGCTCAAACTAGACAAAATGCTATTAATGCAAATAATGCAAACCAATTAGCAGAGACTGCGGAATTAAACGCCACACAGGGAAATCAGCGAATGCAAGAAATGCTGAAGGCCATGGAGGGAATTAATGATGCCTCCAGTAATATTTCTAAAATTATTAAGGTAATTGATGAAATTGCCTTTCAGACAAATATTCTTGCATTAAATGCAGCAGTTGAAGCTGCTAGAGCGGGACAACATGGTAAAGGTTTTGCAGTAGTAGCGGAAGAGGTGAGGAATCTTGCTGCTAGAAGTGCTAATGCAGCTAAGGAAACAACTGCTATGATTGAGGGATCTATCAAAAAGGTAGAGGGGGGTACCAATATAGCCAATGAAACTGCTGCTGCTTTAAGTAAAATCGTAGAGGATGTAGCAGAGGTAGCTCACCTAGTAAAGGATATAACTATTGCTTCTAATGAACAGGATTCAGGAATAGCTCAAGTGAGCCAAGGTATTAGTCAAATATCGGAAGTAATCCAGACCAATTCTGCTACCGCAGAGGAGAGTGCAGCAGCAAGCGAAGAGCTTGCTAGTCAGGCAGAACTCTTAAAGCAACAGATTAGTAGATTTAAGTTAAAGAAAAATAAAGCTACCTCCTATAAAGAAATGGAAGAAATGAATCCAGAGATACTGGAAATGCTAGAAAATATGCATGAAAGAAAAAGGACAAGTGGACAAGATAGAACCTCAAAGATAGTATTAAGCGATGGAGAGTTTGGCAAGTATTAA
- a CDS encoding chemotaxis protein CheW, with the protein MTENLVQEITEEDTQKDKFLTFSLGNEFYGIDIKYVIEIIGIQLITEVPQLPEYIKGIINLRGKIIPVIDVRLRFKKSFREYNDRTCIIVIEIKDISVGMIVDAVSEVLSIPEEDILQPPELNGESNKYIKAIGKINSEIKLILDCDKLLSNEETENLINIQ; encoded by the coding sequence ATGACGGAAAATTTGGTACAGGAAATAACGGAAGAGGATACCCAGAAGGACAAGTTCCTTACTTTTTCCTTAGGAAATGAATTTTATGGTATCGATATAAAATATGTTATTGAGATTATAGGAATACAGCTAATAACAGAAGTTCCGCAGCTTCCCGAGTACATAAAGGGAATCATTAACCTTAGAGGTAAGATTATTCCTGTAATAGATGTAAGGCTTCGATTTAAGAAATCCTTTCGAGAGTACAATGATAGAACCTGCATTATTGTGATAGAGATCAAAGATATATCTGTAGGAATGATTGTTGATGCTGTATCAGAGGTTCTTTCTATTCCTGAGGAGGATATCCTTCAGCCTCCTGAGTTAAATGGAGAAAGTAATAAATATATCAAAGCCATAGGCAAGATAAACAGTGAAATAAAACTTATCTTGGATTGTGACAAGCTTCTAAGCAACGAAGAAACAGAAAATCTAATAAATATTCAATAA
- a CDS encoding chemotaxis protein CheA, translated as MSKQSYYEPMLDMFIFETSQLITQLEQSILCSEKASCYSEADINEIFRIMHTIKGSSAMMLFNNISALAHSIEDLFFFLREGALQQFDCSMLSDLVLEGVDFIKVEIEKIKNNDEADGDASILIGNIEDFLCFLKQENSLSEVEEVKKDPDEKQQYYILQEKIADPLNVNEFQAIIHFQDGCEMENIRAYTVVHNIQQITQEFYYFPQDIIENESSSEVIREKGFKLLFKTSKTYDQVHELLMQTIFLKDLQLTELKNHEGFDSPTESKSILLEDETIKVPKLQEKETKNTSAQQSIISVNVAKLDKLMDLVGEMVIAEAMVTQNPDLRGLHLDNFHKAATQLHKITNELQDVVMSIRMVPLSATFHKMHRIVRDMSKKLNKEVALEIIGEETEVDKNIIEHISDPLMHLVRNAIDHGIETLEEREKKGKSALATVTLEAKNAGSDVIVIVKDDGKGLSKEKILQRAREHGLLYKSEDEMRDKEIYNLILLPGFSTKDHITEFSGRGVGMDVVMKNIETIGGSISVDSREGEGTIITLKIPITLAIIDGMNIRVGTSRYTLPTSAIKESFRPKEKDIIRDPDGNEMIMIRDQCYTILRLHQLYNIRPERTQLTEGIMIMLEQENKSLCIFADELLGQQQVVVKPLPTYIRNIKKIEGLAGCTLLGDGNISLILDTAGLISLKLQGKD; from the coding sequence TTGTCCAAACAGTCTTACTATGAACCTATGCTGGACATGTTTATATTTGAAACCTCTCAACTCATAACACAGCTGGAACAGTCTATTTTGTGCAGTGAAAAAGCAAGCTGCTATAGTGAAGCGGATATTAATGAAATTTTTCGCATCATGCATACCATTAAAGGTTCTTCTGCTATGATGTTATTTAATAATATTTCTGCACTTGCTCACTCTATCGAAGATCTGTTCTTTTTTTTGAGGGAAGGAGCACTGCAACAGTTTGATTGTTCTATGCTTTCTGATTTAGTCTTAGAGGGTGTTGACTTTATTAAAGTAGAGATAGAAAAGATTAAAAATAACGATGAAGCAGACGGTGATGCATCGATTCTTATTGGAAATATAGAAGACTTTCTATGCTTCTTAAAGCAGGAAAACTCTCTTTCAGAGGTTGAAGAGGTAAAAAAGGATCCTGATGAAAAACAGCAATATTATATACTGCAGGAGAAAATAGCAGACCCCCTTAATGTCAATGAATTCCAAGCCATCATACATTTTCAAGATGGATGCGAAATGGAAAACATACGGGCCTACACTGTGGTTCACAATATTCAACAGATCACTCAAGAATTTTACTATTTTCCACAGGATATTATCGAAAATGAGAGTAGTAGTGAAGTAATTAGAGAAAAGGGTTTTAAACTACTATTTAAGACCAGTAAAACCTATGACCAAGTACACGAGCTTCTTATGCAAACCATTTTCCTTAAGGATTTACAGCTTACAGAACTAAAAAATCACGAAGGATTTGATTCCCCTACAGAGTCTAAAAGTATTCTATTAGAGGATGAAACGATTAAAGTACCAAAGCTGCAGGAAAAAGAGACAAAAAATACTTCTGCACAGCAAAGCATCATTAGTGTAAATGTAGCAAAATTAGATAAGCTTATGGACTTAGTAGGTGAGATGGTGATTGCAGAGGCGATGGTTACACAAAACCCTGATCTACGAGGTCTACATCTCGATAATTTTCATAAAGCCGCGACACAGTTGCATAAGATCACCAATGAACTACAGGACGTGGTGATGTCTATTCGTATGGTGCCTCTTTCTGCTACTTTCCATAAGATGCATCGTATTGTAAGGGATATGTCCAAGAAACTCAATAAAGAAGTGGCGTTAGAAATTATTGGTGAAGAGACTGAAGTAGATAAAAATATTATAGAGCACATTTCTGATCCTTTGATGCACCTTGTACGCAATGCTATTGATCACGGTATTGAAACCCTTGAAGAGAGGGAGAAAAAAGGAAAGTCAGCTTTGGCTACCGTTACACTTGAAGCCAAAAATGCTGGCAGTGATGTCATTGTCATTGTGAAGGATGATGGGAAGGGCTTAAGTAAGGAAAAGATACTTCAAAGGGCTAGAGAACATGGATTGTTATATAAGTCAGAAGATGAAATGAGGGATAAGGAAATCTACAACCTAATACTGCTACCGGGATTTTCCACCAAAGATCATATCACAGAATTCTCTGGTAGAGGGGTAGGTATGGATGTAGTAATGAAAAACATTGAAACCATAGGGGGTTCCATATCTGTAGATAGCAGGGAAGGCGAAGGTACAATCATTACCTTGAAAATCCCTATTACTTTAGCCATCATAGATGGTATGAACATCCGGGTAGGTACCTCCAGATATACCTTACCCACCAGTGCTATTAAGGAATCCTTTAGACCAAAGGAGAAGGATATTATAAGAGACCCAGATGGTAATGAAATGATCATGATTCGGGATCAGTGTTATACAATTCTCCGACTACATCAGTTATATAATATAAGACCAGAAAGGACACAGCTTACTGAAGGAATTATGATTATGCTGGAACAAGAGAATAAAAGCTTATGCATTTTTGCAGATGAGCTATTGGGTCAGCAGCAGGTGGTTGTTAAACCTCTTCCCACTTACATAAGAAACATAAAAAAAATTGAAGGCTTGGCAGGATGTACTTTGCTAGGAGATGGCAATATTAGTTTAATCCTTGATACAGCAGGACTCATTAGTTTGAAACTTCAAGGGAAGGATTAG
- a CDS encoding TetR/AcrR family transcriptional regulator, whose product MELLHRKERIILTTIEVIDEYGIQGFSTREIARRQGVSESTIFKHFSSKNELILAVLNHYSQYDHDIIQSTELKKIKGVEAITYLVGAYATYYENYPAITAITQVYDTLNINPELAGKIKEIFTTRIDAIEKLVCEAQEEGTISSDIDAEKLAITIISSFRTICLKWRMEGYSFSLKEYILSTLKMLLDVFTKNPEN is encoded by the coding sequence TTGGAACTATTACATAGAAAAGAAAGAATTATTCTTACGACAATTGAAGTAATAGATGAGTATGGCATACAGGGGTTTTCAACCAGAGAAATAGCAAGAAGACAAGGTGTATCGGAAAGCACCATATTTAAACACTTTAGTAGTAAAAATGAACTAATTCTTGCGGTATTAAATCATTATTCGCAGTACGATCATGATATTATTCAATCCACTGAACTGAAAAAAATCAAAGGTGTCGAAGCGATTACTTATCTTGTGGGGGCTTATGCCACGTACTATGAAAACTACCCTGCCATTACTGCTATTACACAGGTTTATGATACGTTAAACATTAATCCAGAGTTGGCTGGGAAAATAAAGGAAATCTTTACTACACGTATTGATGCAATAGAGAAACTGGTTTGTGAGGCTCAGGAAGAGGGAACGATTTCTTCTGATATCGATGCTGAAAAGCTGGCAATAACAATCATCAGTTCTTTTAGAACAATATGTCTAAAATGGCGTATGGAGGGATATAGCTTTTCTCTAAAAGAATATATCCTATCAACACTAAAAATGCTTTTAGATGTTTTTACTAAAAATCCCGAAAATTAG
- the trxA gene encoding thioredoxin TrxA — translation MLLEVDKDNFQKEVLEAEEFVLVDYWSESCEPCKALMPAIMELAEKYNDNMKFCKLETTKARRLAIKEKVLGLPTIAVYGRGVKLEELTNENVTPENIEAMIRKFIYWD, via the coding sequence ATGTTATTAGAAGTAGATAAGGATAATTTTCAAAAAGAAGTATTAGAGGCAGAGGAGTTTGTTTTAGTAGACTATTGGAGTGAAAGCTGTGAGCCATGTAAAGCCTTAATGCCGGCGATCATGGAGCTAGCAGAAAAGTACAATGACAATATGAAGTTCTGTAAGCTAGAAACTACTAAAGCAAGAAGACTGGCTATTAAGGAAAAGGTATTGGGTTTGCCTACCATTGCTGTTTATGGTAGGGGTGTAAAGTTGGAAGAATTAACAAATGAAAATGTTACACCAGAAAATATTGAAGCGATGATTAGAAAGTTTATCTACTGGGATTAG
- a CDS encoding ABC transporter substrate-binding protein, whose amino-acid sequence MRFKKKYLFTLISLLLLSLFFVGCTSSDSDSTSTSNSIPTINLSYFRNDHQIPLFTAFAESKNFEGVDSYLEAIIEKEKYKLITNGEEKAIIEVIVSQGGAESTTMFAQGNLDIASFSITAAMTGVDSGVPIKVLAPVHTDGPGLVMHNDIDVNGWDEFLEYVQSQDEPVKIGYHSPTSSPKIVFEGALARADINYTIDPNNTEADILLVDLRSASNFTSSLMSGEVDGWVGPSPHPQVAAFEGNGNFVMSHRELPPEGFWEGFPCCVIVTSDKMLQEQREIVSTMVELITYGADYIIKNPEIGASVSSDWLGIPIEAARNTNVVYTTEPSENFLRGANTYLEVLNDIGNFNDKLKGKDIEEAKDLLFDFSIIEEILN is encoded by the coding sequence ATGCGTTTTAAAAAGAAATACTTATTTACTTTGATCTCTTTGTTATTGTTATCTTTATTTTTCGTTGGATGTACCAGTTCAGATAGTGATTCTACATCAACCAGCAATTCTATTCCGACTATAAACCTAAGCTACTTTAGAAATGACCATCAAATTCCTTTATTTACTGCTTTTGCAGAAAGCAAAAACTTTGAAGGTGTAGATAGTTATTTAGAAGCAATTATTGAAAAGGAAAAGTACAAATTAATTACAAATGGAGAAGAAAAAGCAATCATCGAGGTTATTGTATCTCAAGGGGGAGCAGAATCAACAACAATGTTTGCCCAAGGTAATTTAGATATTGCTTCTTTTTCTATTACCGCAGCGATGACAGGAGTTGACAGTGGTGTTCCAATTAAGGTTTTGGCACCAGTACATACTGATGGCCCTGGTCTAGTAATGCATAATGACATTGATGTAAATGGTTGGGACGAATTTTTAGAATATGTGCAGTCTCAGGATGAGCCTGTGAAAATAGGTTATCATTCACCAACAAGTAGTCCTAAGATTGTGTTTGAAGGTGCTTTAGCCAGAGCTGACATCAATTATACTATTGATCCTAATAATACAGAGGCAGATATTTTATTAGTTGACCTTCGGTCAGCATCTAATTTCACTTCATCTTTAATGAGTGGCGAAGTTGACGGATGGGTAGGTCCATCACCACATCCACAAGTAGCAGCTTTCGAAGGTAATGGTAATTTTGTTATGTCACATAGGGAGTTACCGCCTGAAGGGTTTTGGGAAGGATTTCCTTGTTGTGTAATCGTTACTTCAGATAAAATGTTGCAAGAACAAAGAGAAATAGTATCTACTATGGTGGAGCTAATAACTTATGGTGCAGATTATATTATTAAAAATCCTGAGATTGGAGCCAGCGTATCATCTGACTGGTTAGGCATCCCAATTGAAGCTGCAAGAAATACTAATGTTGTCTACACAACAGAACCCTCAGAAAACTTCTTACGTGGTGCTAATACTTATCTTGAAGTTTTAAATGATATAGGTAATTTTAATGACAAATTAAAAGGAAAAGATATAGAAGAAGCAAAGGATCTACTATTTGATTTTAGTATAATTGAAGAAATATTAAATTAG
- a CDS encoding ABC transporter permease, translated as MKSKVNALDLKHYKTNEVSESIKRPLKWNRINIKHRLITLICPIIFIVFWQFLAVKMNNPVVLPTFTSVLSILVNPTVSLLGIGSLGYNLFISFLRVFTGYLAAVIVAVPLGVLMGYNNTIYRLLSNFLGIFRPVPPLAWVPLVLAWFGITSMAIFFPIESGPAYIYLRNIRLSMVFIIFIGGFFPILTSTIYGVRNVRKSLIDATMTLGAKKHHILLKVIIPSAMPSIINGLRTGLGVAWMCLVSAEMLPGSIAGVGYLITHAYQLARTDVVISGMITIGIIGVLLDSLFRLLEDTKYKWQKNVQ; from the coding sequence ATGAAAAGTAAAGTTAACGCATTAGATTTAAAGCATTACAAAACTAATGAAGTCAGTGAAAGCATAAAAAGACCATTAAAATGGAATAGGATTAATATAAAACATAGGTTAATAACTTTAATCTGTCCTATTATTTTCATTGTATTTTGGCAGTTCTTAGCTGTTAAAATGAATAATCCTGTGGTTTTACCAACCTTCACTTCTGTATTAAGCATTTTAGTAAACCCTACAGTTTCATTATTAGGTATAGGTTCTTTAGGCTATAATTTATTCATAAGCTTTTTGAGGGTATTCACTGGTTATTTAGCTGCTGTTATTGTAGCTGTTCCGCTAGGGGTTTTAATGGGTTATAATAATACGATTTATAGGCTTTTAAGTAATTTTCTAGGAATTTTTCGTCCCGTACCACCTTTAGCATGGGTTCCTCTTGTATTAGCATGGTTTGGTATTACTAGTATGGCTATATTTTTCCCTATAGAATCAGGCCCTGCTTATATTTATTTGAGAAATATTAGATTATCTATGGTTTTTATAATATTTATAGGAGGTTTTTTTCCAATACTAACTAGCACCATCTATGGAGTAAGAAATGTTAGAAAAAGTTTAATTGACGCTACGATGACTTTAGGTGCAAAAAAGCATCATATACTTCTAAAGGTAATCATTCCTTCAGCTATGCCTTCTATCATTAATGGCCTTAGGACTGGACTGGGAGTAGCTTGGATGTGTCTAGTTTCTGCAGAAATGCTGCCAGGAAGTATTGCGGGAGTCGGCTATTTAATTACCCATGCATACCAGTTAGCAAGAACAGATGTAGTAATAAGTGGCATGATAACAATAGGTATAATAGGGGTTTTATTAGATTCTCTATTTAGGCTATTAGAAGATACTAAATATAAGTGGCAAAAAAATGTACAGTGA
- a CDS encoding ABC transporter ATP-binding protein — MEQPILRINGIYKKFVTEKGNTINALDKIDINIQENEFICILGPSGCGKSTLLRIIAGLEKPSMGEVYYKNQEIKKCHKEIGMVFQQYTLLPWRTIIENIALGLEINGMDKKQRIDKARKYLSLVGLEKFETSFPYELSGGMQQRVAIARVLANDSNVLLMDEPFGALDAHTRVLLQRELLEIWKKNKKTVIFVTHSVDESIYLADKIVIMSKSPGKIKKIIDVNIERPRERSNIAFGKLSTELFDML; from the coding sequence ATGGAACAACCAATTTTAAGGATTAATGGGATTTATAAAAAATTCGTAACAGAAAAAGGAAATACAATAAATGCTTTAGATAAAATAGATATAAATATACAGGAAAACGAATTTATTTGTATATTAGGGCCTTCAGGGTGTGGTAAATCCACTTTACTTAGAATTATTGCGGGTTTAGAAAAACCTTCAATGGGAGAGGTGTATTATAAAAATCAAGAAATTAAAAAATGTCATAAAGAAATAGGAATGGTATTTCAACAGTATACATTATTACCTTGGAGAACCATAATTGAAAATATAGCTCTTGGCTTAGAGATCAATGGAATGGACAAAAAGCAAAGAATAGATAAGGCACGTAAGTATTTAAGTTTAGTAGGATTAGAAAAATTTGAAACTTCTTTTCCTTATGAGCTATCAGGAGGTATGCAACAAAGAGTTGCTATAGCTAGAGTATTAGCAAATGACTCAAATGTTCTTTTAATGGATGAGCCCTTTGGTGCATTGGATGCACATACAAGAGTTCTGCTACAAAGAGAGTTGTTGGAAATATGGAAAAAGAATAAAAAAACAGTAATATTTGTTACTCATAGTGTAGATGAGTCTATTTATCTAGCAGATAAAATAGTAATTATGTCAAAAAGTCCAGGAAAAATTAAGAAAATTATAGATGTCAACATAGAAAGACCTAGGGAAAGATCAAATATAGCGTTTGGGAAGTTAAGTACAGAGCTTTTTGATATGCTATAG
- a CDS encoding nitroreductase family protein, whose translation MSKDFYTSIKNRRSIYGIAKEAVVSDERIAEVIEYAVKHTPSAFNSQSGRAVLLLGEQHDRLWDIVKKTLQETVSEKNFPKTEEKINSFRNGYGSVLFFEDQKVVGDLQEQFPLYKENFLIWSQQASGILQYIIWTSLEVEGFGASLQHYNPLIDEEVRKTWDIPSHWKLMAQLPFGKPIAAAGEKEFQAIEERVKIFK comes from the coding sequence ATGAGTAAAGATTTTTATACATCGATTAAAAATCGTCGGTCTATTTATGGCATTGCTAAGGAAGCGGTTGTTTCTGATGAAAGAATAGCAGAAGTGATTGAATATGCAGTGAAGCATACCCCCTCAGCATTTAATTCTCAAAGTGGGAGAGCGGTACTTCTACTAGGGGAGCAACATGATCGGTTATGGGATATAGTAAAAAAAACTTTGCAGGAAACTGTTTCTGAAAAAAACTTTCCTAAAACAGAAGAAAAAATTAATAGTTTTCGTAATGGTTATGGGTCGGTTTTGTTTTTTGAAGATCAAAAGGTCGTAGGAGATCTGCAAGAACAATTTCCCCTCTATAAAGAAAATTTCTTAATCTGGTCGCAACAAGCCTCAGGAATACTTCAGTATATTATTTGGACATCTTTAGAGGTTGAAGGATTTGGTGCTTCTCTACAGCATTATAACCCTCTTATTGATGAAGAGGTTAGAAAGACATGGGATATACCGAGTCATTGGAAACTCATGGCACAGCTTCCCTTTGGAAAACCAATTGCAGCAGCAGGAGAAAAGGAATTTCAAGCAATAGAAGAAAGAGTGAAGATATTTAAGTAG